In the Anaerolineae bacterium genome, AATGCCGATCTGGAACGCACCATCGCGGTAGCCGCCGGGCTGGAAATGCTGCATACAGCCACCCTCGTCCATGACGATCTGGTCGATAACGCCCGCGAAAGGCGCGGTGTCCCCACCCTGAATGCCTTCTTCCCGCCAGGGCTGGTTATTCTCAGCGGTGATATGCTCTTCGCCCAGGCCGCGCAACTCGTCGCCGAGGCTGATCATGTCGGTATCATGCGTGCCTTCGCCCGCACATTGAATGAGATCTGCCGCGGAGAACTCGTGCAGGCGCAGACCAAACACGTGCTGGTCCCCATCGATGAATACTATACCCGCATCTACGGCAAGACTGGCTCGCTATTCCGCGCCGCTGCAGAAGCCGGTGCCATGCTGGGGAAGGCAGAACCCCATGAGGTCGAGGTGATGGGAAACTACGGGCGGCTGCTGGGTATGGCTTTCCAGATCGTTGACGACGCGCTGGACTTCACCAGCAACGCTGAACGGATGGGCAAACCCAGCGGTCACGATCTCCGGGAAGGCGTCATCACTCTGCCGGTACTGCTGTACAGCGCCAGAGAAGGCAACCTCAATGGCACGTTCCGGCGCGTTGTTGCCGGTACCGCTACCGAAGAGCAGATCAACGCGACTGTCGCGGCCATCGCAGCCAGCGGTGTCATCGACGAGTCACTGGAAATCGCCCGCGACTTCGCCCGGCAGGCCCGGCAGAGCCTGGCAGCCCTGCCCGACTCATTGGCCCGCCAGCAACTCATGCAACTCACCTACATGGCCGTTGACCGCGATCACTGACCCCGCTCTGCCATCTCCCTGAACATGAACCGCGTGCCCCCGTGTACGCGGTCTGTATAACGGGTGTGCGGTGTCGGGCCTGGCTAACGCTGCTCCAGGCTTAATCGCCGCGCCAGCGGCGGGGCAGCAAACGCACCAGGCGAGCGCGCACAAAGGCTTTGCGCGCCTCATCCAGCGCGTTCCGGGCCACGATATTCCAGCGAGCGCGGCGCGGCTGTTGCGGGCCATACGTTTCCTCAACGTACATGTCAGTGATGACGTCGACTGCGCGCTTGCTTTCGGGCACATGGTGGCTGATCACACGCCGCCGCTCGTGGGGCGTGTAGCTGGGCGATAGGCGCAACCCCAGATAACCGGCGTAGCGCTCCAGCAGCGCATAGGCACGCTGTACCGGCGTCAGGCCGCCCAGTCCCCGCCATTCCAGCCACCATACCAGGAAGAGAATCAACACCAACAGCAGGATGATGAGCGCCAGAACGATCACAATGGTCACCACCACCGACAGAATCGCTTTCAGCGTGTCAGGGGCCTGACTCTCCTGCTCTGGAGGCGGAACTGCTGCAGGCGGTACAGCAGGCGTCGCTGTAGGCGGCGGTGTGATCGTCGGCGGGACATATGGCGCGGCCTCATCACCCGGTAGCGTGGCCGTTGGCTGGGGCGATGGTGTCATGCTCGGCGTAGCCGTTGGCCAGGGGGTATTCGTCGCGACGGGGGTGCTGGTCGGCTGCAGGGGGCCGGGCACCAGCGGTAGCACATCCGGACGGTCAAGCGGCGCCTGCGCTGCGGTCGGCTCAAATTCCACCCAGCCATAGCCGGGGAAATAGACTTCCACCCAGGTATGCGCATCCCGTTCACGTACCAGAAACTGCTGTGTGGCGGCGCTCCATTCACCCTGGGAGAATCCCGCCGCTACCCGCGCCGGGATTCCGATAGCGCGCAGCAATACCACCATCGCGCTGGCATAGTAGTTACAGTAACCACGCTGGCCGTCAAATAGCACCCAGTCCACCGGATCGATGCCAGGCGGCGGCGGTGTGATGGTCTCATCGTATACGATATTGGCCCGCAACCAGCCTTCAATGGCCTTGGCCTGATCGTATGGAGTCAAGGCGTTGGCCTCAGTGACGATGCTGAAGGCAAGTTCGCGTGTACGTGTGGTGACACTGGCGCCAAGCTGCAGGTAAGTATCCAGCACCCAGGCCGGGTAAACCGTGCCAGCGTTGCGCAGGGATGGCGCATCAGCCACCGAGACGCTGCTCACAACCGTATAACTGTCGCCGTTGCGCAACACCTCAAGCGGGCGGATCACCGACACATCCATAACCTGCCGTGCATCGTCCACGTAGGACAGGTCAATCGCCACTGGCAGATTGAGTACACCGGGTTGCGGGGCGCTGTAGACCAGGCGCGACGCCTCAATGACGATTGTCACCTGCTGTTCGACCATCCGGCGCATAGCCTGCGCAGCCTGTCGATCCTGGATGGTGAAGCCGGCTTCAGGCACGGTCAGCCGTACTGATGCTGTAGGTGTCCAGCGCCCACCCTCATAGTAGCTGAATGTGCGCGAACGCCAGTAATAGCGTGTACCCTGTTCCGTCAACGGCGGCGCCTTCACCAACATCACCGGCCGGTCGCCCAGCTGAATCGCCCCGCTAAGTTGCAGTGAATTCCCGCCGTAATAGTCCGCCGTCACCAGGCCCTCCGTATCGAGCGAGGCAAACAGGCGGTTGAGCAACTGGTTCACTTTGCTCAGCGGATCGCTGTTGAGAAATTCCTGAATACGGTTGAGGCCATCGCTGTTGGCGCCGCTGGGCAAGGCCCACGCCACGCCCACCAGTACAATCGCCAGCACCGCCCCCCAGCGCATGAACTGGTTCCGCAGCCCCGGCGGGAATGTGATGCGCCTGAGGTACCACTCCCATTCCTGGTTATCTATCGCGCTGCGTACCACCAGCAGCAGGGCAAATACCGCGTAGATGGCCAGATATGGCCCGACCTGCGTCTCGCCAGGATCGTAGAATTCATTGACCAGGATGACCACGCCGGGCGGAATCACCGCCCGCCAGACGCGATCAACCCGGAAGACATACCAAGCGGTGTTGTGCCCCAGGAACCAGAACAAGACCGAGAGGAATAACACAAAGATGAGGTTATCCTGGGCAATTCCCTCCCCTCCCAGCACCTGCAGCCAGCTAACGGAACGGGCAAAGATACCACCCAGCCGGGCCAACAGCGAGCCTTCTTCCAGGTTCAGGGCAGTGACCAGGCCAATGAACCCCAGGCTGTAGACGCTGGAAATCAGCAGTGCGAGCAGTTCGCCATAATGGCTGCGCGCCAGGAGGAAGCCAAAGAACACGCTCAGCAACGCAACCGGCACTAACTGGCCCAGCCCTTCCGTCCAGCCGGTCGCCTCCATGGCCAGCGCGGCGGTTAGCAGCATCCCGGCCACCAGGAGCAGAGCAGTGAAATCCCCTCGCAGGAATACCCTGCCCCACAGCCGGGCCACTGCCCCCCAGAGGCGAACCATCCAGTGCGGAAAGGAGGTTACCGTTGCCTGAGATCGTTGTTCCATACCCCACACATCACAGTAAAACGAAGGCGTCCCGGCAAAGCCGGCGACGCCCCCCGGTTAACAGCATCCTCAGTGTAACGGCATGATTGCATACCTGCAACCGGCGCCTACCCTACGCTACAGCGGGCGCTACTGCCGGAACTCGCCCCAGCGCGTCCTCCGCGCTGGCGCCAGCCATCAACAGGCCAAGTTGCTCGCGAGTGACCGAATCAGCATCGACCGTGGCGACCACGCTCCCTTTGTACATCACCACAATGCGGTCGGAAAGCGCCATGATCTCGTCCAGTTCGGCGCTGACCAGCAGCACCGCTGCGCCAGCATCGCGCTGAGACACGATCTGCTGGTGAATGAACTCGATACTACCCACGTCAATGCCACGCGTCGGCTGGGCGGCGATCAACAGGCGAGGACGGCGGCCAAATTCGCGGGCCACAACCATCTTCTGCTGGTTGCCGCCGGAAAGGCTCCCTCCAGCAGTGGTGACACTCGGTGTGCGGATATCGAATTGCCTGACCAGCGTGACGGCGTTGTGGTCCACCCGATCATGATCGAGCACGACGCCGCCGTTTTCGCCGCCCCGCTTTAGAACTGGCGCAATGACGGGCTGCAGCCGCCCCATGATAAGGGTTGCCAGCCGGTGAGCCACATAAGCAAAGAGCAGCGCCATCACTAGCAAGGCCAGCATCCCGAACAACTCCGGTCCGGCCATCTCCTGGCGACTGGCCGCTTCCACATCGGTGATGCCGTGCAGGCTGAGCACCAGCGGCCATACCGCCGCCTTCCACAGGGCGTCCCAGATTACCGCCAATACCGCAAAGACGCCGAGCGCAAAGGCTGCATATAGGGCCGTCACAAGGGGCAGCTGCCGCAGCGACGGCGCAGCGCTGTATGGCGGCGCATAGTACACGTTGAGCACCAGATTCTCGGCCACTGTATAGTTGGCGACCATGCCGAAGCGATGCCGGTCTTCCGGCACGTGCCCCGTCCCGCTGGCGGTAACGGCACGCGGCGAAGCGTTGGTCAGGTCTTTACCATTGATCTTCACATGGCCACCTGCTGCCGGGCGCAGGCCGGTCAGCACCTCAACCAACTCCGTCTGACCATTGCCCTGCACCCCTGCGACTCCCACCACCTCACCGGAGCGGACGACAAAGCTGACATTGTTGACTGCATGGTGCCCCCGGTCGTCATAGGCGCTGAGGTTTTCGACCTCCAGCACGACCTCTTTGGGCCTGGCCGGAGGTTTGTTCACCCGCAGCAGCACCTCGCGCCCAACCATCAAAGCAGCCAACGACTCCTGGGTGGATTCTTCCGGCAGGACCGTCCCCACCACCTCGCCATCGCGCATGACCACGATGCGGTGCGCCACCGCCAGCACTTCCTTGAGCTTGTGGGTGATGAAAATGATGCTGACACCCCGCGCTGCCAGATCGCGCATGATCTTAAACAATTCCTGTACTTCCTGGGGGGTGAGCACAGCGGTAGGCTCATCCAGGATCAGGATTTCGGCGTCGCGATATAATGCCTTGATGATCTCCACACGCTGCTGGACACCAACCGGCAACTCCTCAATCACGGCATTCGGATCCACCTCAAGGCGATATTGCTCGCTCAAAGCGCGGACCCGACGGGCAGCTTCCTGGCGATCGAGGAACGCGCCATCAGTCACCTCTTCGCCAAGCACGACATTCTCCGCCACGGTCATCACCGGGATGAGCTGGAAATGCTGATGTACCATCCCGATACCGCTATGGATGGCCTCCCGCGGACTGGCAAAATGAACCTCCCTGCCCTTCAGCTTGATCGTGCCACTGTCGGCATGATACAGGCCGTAAATGATGTTCATCAGCGTGGACTTGCCAGCGCCATTCTCACCCAGCAGGGCCAGGATTTCCCCTTTGTGCAGGGTCAGATTGACATTGTGGTTGGCCAGGACTCCCGGAAATCGCTTGGTTACACCGATAACTTCAAGGACAACCTCGTTGGAAGGCATAGTCTCTCCTGCAGTATTAGCGTGCGCAGGCTGAATCATTCCACCTCATACGGCTTGCCGACATGCGCTGGCGGCCGGGCGCGCCCGACAAAGCCCGCCAGCACAATCACCGTCAGCAGGTAGGGCAGCATTCCCACAAACTGATGTGGAATCTGGATGTTGAAGAACTGGAGCTGCCCCTGTAGCGCCGTAGCAAACCCGAATAGCAGCGCCCCTGCCGCCGCGCCCAGCGGATGCCACTTACCGAAGATCATCACCGCCAGAGCAATGAAGCCCCGGCCATTGGTCATGCCGCGCTCAAAAATACCGACCGCCTCGAGCGTCAGGAAGACACCACCCAGTCCTGCCATACAACCACTGAAAAACAGGTTGGTGTACTGCAAACGGTGCACATTGATACCCAGGGTGTCGGCGGCCCGTGGATGCTCCCCAACGGCTCTGGTACGCAACCCCCAGGGCGTGCGGAACAGCGCAATGGTGACCGTGATGACCACGAGCACCATCAGGTAGGTGACCAGCCCTTTGTTGAAAATGATCTCCCCGATCCAGAAGAGCAATCCTGCATCCTGTTTGAACGGGTTGGAGATCACCGGCGGAAGCCGCCCCTGCGTTGTCGCCCCGGCCAGGTAAAAGTATCCGGTTAGGCCCAACGCGAGTGTATTAATCACCGTGCCGCTGATGATCTGGTCAACTTTGTAGCGGATGGAAAGCAGGGCGTGCAGCAACCCCGTCAGCCCACCAACGAGTACCCCTCCCAGAATGGAAAGGATCAGGCGCACTGGCTCCGCCTGCAGGGCGGTCGGCGCCCCGCTACTGCTCAGACCGACATTGATCATGAAGCCCACATACGCCGCGAGCAGCATCATGCCTTCAATGCCAATGTTCACAATCCCGCTGCGTTCGCTGAGGATGCCACTCATGGCGCCGAGGGCAATCGGCACGGTGCCGCGAATGCTGGCGTTGATCACCGCCACCACAATCGCCGGGCCAACAGCGCCAGCAGCCAGAAATGCCACCACCAGAATGGCCACGATCAGTATCATCGCGGTCACAGTGGTTCTGTTGGTCTTTACTGCAGAGGCTACATCACCGGACATAGCTTGACCGCTCCTTTCAGGCGCCCGCGTCTAGCGCTGCCCCCAGCCGGTGCTGAGCTTCTGTGCCGGCCCACCCGCGCCACGGATACGATAGACCGTGCGGATGATCTCCTCCGCAGCCACAAACATCAGGATCAGCGCCTGAATCACCACGATAATCTCCGATTGCACCCCGCTATTGAACTGCATCCGGGTAGAACCGGCATCCATAGCGCCAAACAGAAACGCCGAGAGAATAACACCGATCGGATTGTTCCCCCCCAGCAACGCCACCGTGATCGCGTCAAAGCCCAGGCCGAGGCTCTGGTTTGGCTCGTAGCGGTAATTCACCCCCAGTGTCTGCATCGCCCCGGCTGCGCCGGCCAGCGCGCCAGCGATGATCATGGTCAGCACGGTGATCCGCTTGACGCTGATCCCGCTGTACCGCGCCGCAGTGGGGTTAAGTCCTACCATACGCAGTTCAAACCCGAACGTCGTCCGGGTAAGCACCAGGAGAATGACAATCGCCGCAATCAGCGCCAGGAAAAGACCCAGGTGCAGCGCCTGCGGGCCGGGCGGATCATAGATAACAGGCAATTGAGCCGTAGGATAGATCGTCGGTGTGCGCGTGATCACGCCGTTGCCGTCGTTCAGCGGGCCGGGCGGGATGCCTTCGCCGGGTGAACCGGCGTAGAGCAGCCAGGCGATTAGGTTGGTGGCAATGAAGTTGAACATGATCGTGGTGATCACCTCATGCGCACCAGTATAGGCCTTGAGCAAACCGGGAATAGCCCCCCACAGCGCACCCCCCAGCATCCCGGCCAGCAGCGCCAGGGTAACATGCACTACCGCCGAGAGCACCGGGTTGCCCAGGTCTACCTGGATGGCAAAGCCTACCCACGCTGACGTGACCGAGCCGATGGCCAGTTGCCCCTGAGCGCCAATATTGAACAACCCGCCTTTGAAGGCAAAGGCAACCGCCAGCCCGGAAAAGATCAGAGGCGTGGTCTTGACTAGCGTACGGGTCAGCCCGCTTGAATCGCCAAAGGCGCCATTGAGCAGGCCGGAGAAAGCAGCTCCGGCAGTCTGCACGCCCTTGACCAGGTTCTCTCCAATGCTGGCCCCGGTGTCCGAAAATACACTGGTCAACACGATGAACACCGAACCGATCAGCACCGCCGTGAACACAGCTAGCAGAGGAACAATCAGCGCGCGCAGGCGGCCAAAGAGACTCACCGCTCTAACTGGCGCAGTTGTGACGACAGTGACTTCGCTCATCGGGCACAGTCCTTTTCCCGTCTCCAGAGGGCCACTCAATAAGCCGAATAGTCTGAACCAGACACAAACCGGCTGGGCCGCTGGTCAATCCCAGCGGAAGCATACCACCGACTATCACCATACCACTAACTGCGATCAACCTTAACCGTATTGCATCCGGGTATTGATACTGGTGGGGTCGGGATATCCAAACTCCTGAATCAACCGGCTCAAACTGATCTCGTTGGGCATCCGATCCCCTAACATCAAGTCCTGAAGCATAATGTCAACCACCAGGAGCAGGCGGCTGAATTGATTGAATTGCCCCTCAAAAGCAGTGAAAAAGACGGCAAACAGCCGCGCCCGCAACTCCTCATCAGCAACCCGGCTGCCCGGCCATCCCAGACTCCACCGGCTACGGTACGACCCCATACTCAGGATGTGCGAGC is a window encoding:
- a CDS encoding polyprenyl synthetase family protein, producing MNTAFISFTAGIEYELNRLEERLLAAVPVDNGAVGERIRDIVRAGGKRLRPSLTFYTGRIFNADLERTIAVAAGLEMLHTATLVHDDLVDNARERRGVPTLNAFFPPGLVILSGDMLFAQAAQLVAEADHVGIMRAFARTLNEICRGELVQAQTKHVLVPIDEYYTRIYGKTGSLFRAAAEAGAMLGKAEPHEVEVMGNYGRLLGMAFQIVDDALDFTSNAERMGKPSGHDLREGVITLPVLLYSAREGNLNGTFRRVVAGTATEEQINATVAAIAASGVIDESLEIARDFARQARQSLAALPDSLARQQLMQLTYMAVDRDH
- a CDS encoding transglutaminase domain-containing protein, which encodes MEQRSQATVTSFPHWMVRLWGAVARLWGRVFLRGDFTALLLVAGMLLTAALAMEATGWTEGLGQLVPVALLSVFFGFLLARSHYGELLALLISSVYSLGFIGLVTALNLEEGSLLARLGGIFARSVSWLQVLGGEGIAQDNLIFVLFLSVLFWFLGHNTAWYVFRVDRVWRAVIPPGVVILVNEFYDPGETQVGPYLAIYAVFALLLVVRSAIDNQEWEWYLRRITFPPGLRNQFMRWGAVLAIVLVGVAWALPSGANSDGLNRIQEFLNSDPLSKVNQLLNRLFASLDTEGLVTADYYGGNSLQLSGAIQLGDRPVMLVKAPPLTEQGTRYYWRSRTFSYYEGGRWTPTASVRLTVPEAGFTIQDRQAAQAMRRMVEQQVTIVIEASRLVYSAPQPGVLNLPVAIDLSYVDDARQVMDVSVIRPLEVLRNGDSYTVVSSVSVADAPSLRNAGTVYPAWVLDTYLQLGASVTTRTRELAFSIVTEANALTPYDQAKAIEGWLRANIVYDETITPPPPGIDPVDWVLFDGQRGYCNYYASAMVVLLRAIGIPARVAAGFSQGEWSAATQQFLVRERDAHTWVEVYFPGYGWVEFEPTAAQAPLDRPDVLPLVPGPLQPTSTPVATNTPWPTATPSMTPSPQPTATLPGDEAAPYVPPTITPPPTATPAVPPAAVPPPEQESQAPDTLKAILSVVVTIVIVLALIILLLVLILFLVWWLEWRGLGGLTPVQRAYALLERYAGYLGLRLSPSYTPHERRRVISHHVPESKRAVDVITDMYVEETYGPQQPRRARWNIVARNALDEARKAFVRARLVRLLPRRWRGD
- a CDS encoding ABC transporter ATP-binding protein, whose amino-acid sequence is MPSNEVVLEVIGVTKRFPGVLANHNVNLTLHKGEILALLGENGAGKSTLMNIIYGLYHADSGTIKLKGREVHFASPREAIHSGIGMVHQHFQLIPVMTVAENVVLGEEVTDGAFLDRQEAARRVRALSEQYRLEVDPNAVIEELPVGVQQRVEIIKALYRDAEILILDEPTAVLTPQEVQELFKIMRDLAARGVSIIFITHKLKEVLAVAHRIVVMRDGEVVGTVLPEESTQESLAALMVGREVLLRVNKPPARPKEVVLEVENLSAYDDRGHHAVNNVSFVVRSGEVVGVAGVQGNGQTELVEVLTGLRPAAGGHVKINGKDLTNASPRAVTASGTGHVPEDRHRFGMVANYTVAENLVLNVYYAPPYSAAPSLRQLPLVTALYAAFALGVFAVLAVIWDALWKAAVWPLVLSLHGITDVEAASRQEMAGPELFGMLALLVMALLFAYVAHRLATLIMGRLQPVIAPVLKRGGENGGVVLDHDRVDHNAVTLVRQFDIRTPSVTTAGGSLSGGNQQKMVVAREFGRRPRLLIAAQPTRGIDVGSIEFIHQQIVSQRDAGAAVLLVSAELDEIMALSDRIVVMYKGSVVATVDADSVTREQLGLLMAGASAEDALGRVPAVAPAVA
- a CDS encoding ABC transporter permease, which translates into the protein MSGDVASAVKTNRTTVTAMILIVAILVVAFLAAGAVGPAIVVAVINASIRGTVPIALGAMSGILSERSGIVNIGIEGMMLLAAYVGFMINVGLSSSGAPTALQAEPVRLILSILGGVLVGGLTGLLHALLSIRYKVDQIISGTVINTLALGLTGYFYLAGATTQGRLPPVISNPFKQDAGLLFWIGEIIFNKGLVTYLMVLVVITVTIALFRTPWGLRTRAVGEHPRAADTLGINVHRLQYTNLFFSGCMAGLGGVFLTLEAVGIFERGMTNGRGFIALAVMIFGKWHPLGAAAGALLFGFATALQGQLQFFNIQIPHQFVGMLPYLLTVIVLAGFVGRARPPAHVGKPYEVE
- a CDS encoding ABC transporter permease, producing MSEVTVVTTAPVRAVSLFGRLRALIVPLLAVFTAVLIGSVFIVLTSVFSDTGASIGENLVKGVQTAGAAFSGLLNGAFGDSSGLTRTLVKTTPLIFSGLAVAFAFKGGLFNIGAQGQLAIGSVTSAWVGFAIQVDLGNPVLSAVVHVTLALLAGMLGGALWGAIPGLLKAYTGAHEVITTIMFNFIATNLIAWLLYAGSPGEGIPPGPLNDGNGVITRTPTIYPTAQLPVIYDPPGPQALHLGLFLALIAAIVILLVLTRTTFGFELRMVGLNPTAARYSGISVKRITVLTMIIAGALAGAAGAMQTLGVNYRYEPNQSLGLGFDAITVALLGGNNPIGVILSAFLFGAMDAGSTRMQFNSGVQSEIIVVIQALILMFVAAEEIIRTVYRIRGAGGPAQKLSTGWGQR